GGGAATGAAAAGTGTTAAGAATGGCGAGTTGCGCATGGATGCTGCCACAGGCGTGGGAGGTTTCCTGGTAGGGGAGGGAGCCCATATAGAAGAgcccccccccgaaggaaAGCAAACCCACAAAGGTAGCAGCGGAAGAAGCGGCAGAAGCAGTAGCCACCGAAGGTACAGGAGGAGGGAGGGGCTGCTGCCCCGGGTGAACCACATCAAAGACATGAAGAAGGACGTGAAGCtgttctttttcaaaaaaagaataatctACCTGACGGaggaaataaacaaaaaaacggcCGACGAGCTGATCAGCCAGTTGCTATACCTAGACAGCCTCAACCATgatgatataaaaatttatataaattccCCAGGGGGGTCCATAAATGAGGgactagccattttggaCATCTTCAATTATATCCAGTCAGACATACAGACAATATCCTTTGGCTTAGTAGCATCTATGGCTTCGGTCATTTTAGCtagcggaaaaaaggggaagaggaaatCTCTGCCCAACTGCAGAATTATGATCCATCAGCCTCTGGGAAATGCCTTCGGCCACCCCCAGGATATAGAAATACAGACCAAAGAGATTCTTTATCTGAAGAAGCTGCTGTATAATTACTTGTCCTCTTTTACTAACCAGACAATTGAGACGATTGAGAAGGACTCAGACAGGGACCACTACATGAATGCGCTGGAGGCGAAGCGGTACGGAATTATTGACGAGGTGATTCAGACGAAGCTGCCGCACCCGTACTTTGGCGGGGCGGTGGAGTCAGGCAGTGGCTGATCGGAAGGGGTGAGCTACTCTACTTGGTACAGAGCACCCATTTAATtatacctctttttttttgcgaggttaattttttagtttttgtAAAACAGTTTGAACATACGTAAGTGcgtcatttaaaaaaagaaaaaaaaaaaaacaaaggcgTACCATGTGAGGGGCGAAACGGGGGTGTTCCTTTATGATACATTAAAAGGGCGCAAATAGGACGCGAGTTAATAACATAGGGTGGCAAGGAAGGTGCGAGTGCAGGGGGGTACAAGGGGATGAACGGGTGAAGCGTTCACGTGGGCGATCATTTGGAAATGTGACCACTTCGAAAAGCGACCACTTCGAAAAGCGACCACTTCGAAGAGCGACTTCACTGgaaaaagtagaaaaaaaaaaaaaaaaaggccaaaggGGGGTACAGCACTGTTGAGCAAACACTCATTTGGGGGAAACAACTTGGAGAGTCAATCAAAGGGACAATGTTGTTGAGGATATGGCGAGGTGGAGTGGAAAATTTTGGAGGCACAAGTTTGACGTGCAGTTATATCGCACAGTTGTGTGGAATACTCGTTTGATTGCCAGCTCGTTTGCTAGCTTCTTTGCTTGCtggcacaaatgggggtgtAAATTTGTGTGGAAGACAAGTGGGGGATTCCTTATCGGGTGAATCACCTTTCACGGTTTGGTGCCCGGGGGGctcgccgctacccccccctAGGAGCAGTATGCAGGGAAGTCCATCGACCCCTGGTTGTTGTACTGCCCCCCGTACTGCTCCACCTCTCCGTTGTGTATGGAGTCCGTCTGCTCGGGGAAGTCGTGCGCGTTGTAGCGATCATGGGCGTGCGGCAGGGGGGCTTCATTATCCGTCTCGGCGTAGGCGTCCCCCGAGTGGGTCGCTTTTCCCGAATGGGCTGCGTCCACTTCATTTGGGTACACCTCATTTGGGTCCACTTCATTTGGGTACACCTCATTTGGGTCCACCTCATTTGGGTACACTTCATTTGGGTCCACCTCATTTGGGTCCGCTTCGCTGGGTGCCACTTCGCTGGGCTCCACCCCGTCCCCGctgcccttcccccccagcgATATAGTCTGGTGAAAGTACGTATTCTCGCGCGCATAGATGATGTGCTGAATGTCGCTGACCAGCAGAGAGTCGTCATCCGTCTGGTTGCAGAGCAGCTCGAGAAACCTCAACTTGTTGTAgtagaaatttttttggaaaagcaaaagttttttctccttttcctgaGCTTTTAATTTATCCTGTAATGAGACAAtttcgctgttttttttttccaactgtATTTTGAACTTTCTATTTTGTTCGTTTAGGGAGAGGGCATCTTTGTGGTTCTCCACGTGGGGGTTATTTTTGCTGGGGTGATAGTACGTCGAAGAGGAGAGCGAGCCTCGCGAGGAGAGCTTGGCTGAGGCGGAGAGCTTGGCCGAGACGGACAGCCGCTTGTTCGTGGAGGTGGTCGCGGGGAGGTGGTTTCCCAGGTGGGTCATCCCCTGATGTGTTGCCCCCTGGTGTGATGCCCCCTGATGTGTTGCCCCCTGGTGTGATGCCCCCTGATGTGTTGCCCCCTGATGCGATGCCCCGCTGGGGTGCCTCTTAGAATCGTGAACCTCCTTGCACGAAAGCAAACCCACATTGTTATCGCCAGCCATGGAGAGCCATGCGGACCGCTTCTCCGTCTTCATAATCTTCCTCCCGGCGTGAGGTTGACACAAGTTAGCAGCGCTGCTGTTGTTACTGGAGGTGGTGGCTGCACGGGTGGCCACACTGCAGGTGACGTTATCCTGATTGACACTGGACCTGAAGTCATTGTTCCGTTTGGAACCATTAGAACAAGCCCTATTTTCGTTGTGCctcactttttctttcccattgTGCATGTCCACTTTAGCCCAATCAGGCAAATAACTGTTTAGTAACTTGTAGTCCCCCCTATCTCCAAGGACGCACATTTTTCGGCGCTCCAGGGGGTCATAGttaattacattttcattGTTATAGTCGATGATACGCTCGAAAAAAGCTTTAAACCACTGGAGGAATTCTAAATTGTCTTGATACTTTCCCCTAATCAGTTTATCTATGTccatatgttttttaatgcCTAGTTTGTTGAAAACGTTTTGAATGAGTTTGTAGTTTATTATACACTCGTATTCCAGCTTGGCATTCCATTTCACTTTGTGGAGGACTGACTTGTTGGGGAACAGGATGTCCAGCAGCTGCGTGTAGATGGCGCCGTTGGAGCACTGCTCGATTTTGGTTACGTTCAGCTTTAGCGTCCTGTTCACCCACTCGATGAGCTCCTTTCGGCTCACGAAGAAGGCCGAGTCCATCATGCCCAGGGAGGACGCCTCTCTGCCCTCGCTCATGTTGGCCGTCGTCAGTTCGGCTGGTTTGCGGTGTGCGGTTTGCAGCGCCTCCGTTTGACGCTTCCCTTTATGCGACTTCCCGCTTATCCCCCAAACCCACGCGCAGGCGAGTCACTGCCCTTTATTCGTTATGAACGTGTCTACACGGCGCAATTAGGGGGACGTGAACAGTGTGGCGCAAATGACGCGCAAATAACGCGATGCGTGTCTGACAAATGCAATTTGCGTAGACGACCGCTAAACGAACGAATCGGCGAAGTgcctcatttttgtgtttttcccctcgcgGAATGTGCCCCTTTCGCgcgcgaaaaaagggaaattcaaaaatgaattacCATTTCGCCGCGCGCATATGTGTGCAGATAAATGctgccattttgaaaaaaaaaaaaaaaaaaaaaaagtcaggcgaaaaaaaaaaaatatcccttTGACTAGCCTTTTTTAATACCCCTGTGCAACTGAAAATTCTGACATAGacaggtaaaaatgggaaataaaaaaaaaaaaaaaaagtctgcTAAAAGGTGAAAACGTTTGAAATGGCGAGTTAGCAAAAGACAATAACGCAGTTTGCGAAGTTTAAACAACTGGGATGGTATGGGGACATCTACGCACGTTAATTGGTACTCTACGGATcgattgcatttattttgtgcaaattgaAAATGATTCCTGCTCTCCCAGCGCATCACTTTAACGAGTTAACTTCACCTTCCGTTCGTGCAGTGCGGGGCGATGTGAAAAGTGGGCGGCGCGAAGGAGCGGCTAAACATGTTGCTAACGTTTGTGCCATCGTCATGTGAAGATGCACTAAGGAGTCATTTTCccacattttttctcttcccccaTCTTGTTGGAAAAGACGTATAGAACCATGTTAACCGCGTAAAATGACCGACCACCCCGCTGCGTAATTTTTACCCCTTCAGGGATGAACAACACGTGGGGAGTGATGACCACAGCGCTGATTTATGCAAAGGCGCGTACAGCGTGCGCTTGGGGAGGCAAAAACGCCTACCCCGAAATTTgcgaaaaaacaaagtgTTAACAGAAGTGGATATGTATTTCCTGTGGAATACCTTTTCACTAACCTTCTAATTGCATTCccgtttttccaaaatggacgAGCGGGCGGGGGAGAGTTTTGCTAAGTGAACCACTTAAATGGAGGGGACTCCAGGGGGAAAGCACCgctcaaaaaaattgacgcCTGCCGTTTTGGCAACTTATGCGAGATTTTTAATGTGCTGTGAGAAAAGCCgcttataatttttccttcaaatttTAAGATGTAACAAAACAGTGCGGTGCGAAATGGAGTTTGAAAAaggatgggaaaaaaaaataaaaaaaataagtatatcTGATCACCTGCTTTTTGCATGGGTACATACATTTAGCGGGCTTCATaacaacagaaaaaaaaaaaaaaataataaaagcaACTTGGCATATAGCAGTTAAGCAGCAAAGCAGCGCAGCAGTGCTGgagaaatgggaaaaaaaccGTGCCGCCATAAAGCGTTTCTTTGCTGTTCCCCGTGGGGGTTTTCTCAAAAATAGGAGTCATTCAAGCGGAAGGCGCAACAATGAGTGCAAGCTTCTTATACTTTTATGTGGTATGCACGTAGCATTGCTCGTATGTATGCCGACCCGTTGATCGTTTGCCATTGGCTCCCGCTTACCAGCGCCATGGGCGTAACTGAAACATTTGGTTCGCTCCCCCTCGGCCATACAACCTGCGCAATGGTGAGTGCCCCCCCAAATTGCAACCCTCATCCTCTTACATTTGGCCCACCCAGTGAAGATGATATAAACAATAACACACTGTGATATGTAGTGGCAAATGGCCCATCGACAGGTCGACTTCCCAAATGtgatgatttttatttttttttttgcttacaTTCTGCCAACCTGCTCAGCCATTCGGCCACACTGCAgagtttatttatttattttttttacggcACTGTGGTGATTATGGTATGCACTGGGGGTGGTTGGTGGGTCCGCTTCTCAACCACgaagggaacaaaaaggcGCACAGCACATGCctaaaatgaagcaaaactTACTTgggttaagaaaaaaaaaaaaaacttcccctTCGCCTCGAATATCCTGGTAGCGCAAAAAACTACTGCACTGCGGAGTGACCATCTTGGGGACTCTCTTCCCACAATGCgcaacaaaattgtaaaaaaaaagaggggaattTTTAAGTGCGTAAAATGAAAGTTGCACTGAGCAGCGGTTGGCATATAAACACTACTGCTATACTATTGAATGGCCAAAACGACCACGGcgataagtaaaaaaaactttcatGGCAAATGCTGCGTATCTCTTTATCATCCCTTTTTCGTGACGACGACTTGCGCTTTTCCCTTCCGCGAGAGAACTCCCTGTCGTGTAGCCCGTTCAGGCAACGTGGATCACATTTTGCGTAGCATTTTTTCCGCCTCCTTTTTGGCagtttttttgcctttttttagcGTTACTTTTTAGcactttttataacattttttttaacgctttttttaacgttattttaacgtttttttatttgttgccCCAATTGaaattccattttgaagagtTCCCCAAACTGAGAAGTCACTTTTCAAGGAAAGGAACTGCGccttcgtaaaaaaaaaaaaagcggccaTTTGCAGTTGCGAATTGGCAAGCTTCGCCCTTTTTGTCAAGCGCGACAAAACGGGAAATTCGCCTTCTGCGATACGGGCCACACGCCATACGCATCCctgagaaggggaaaaaaaaaaaaatcatttcactttttcgcgTGAGCGATACGGAAGAAGGAACCCATTCCAACGATGGCGGTAAGGGAGAGCGCAACATATGAGTTGATTGAGTGATACGTATTATAGGGTGATACCGTTCTGCGTGACATGCGGTGTAGCACATTGGCTCAAGCGACGTACGTTTGCGGGAGTGCATGTTTAGCGTGCGCGTTGGGGGGTTGCGCTGCCCACCAGTGATTGGCCTGATTGGCCTGATTGGCCTGGTTGGCCTGACTGACCCGATTGAACCGCCGCCCCATCATACGAACTgcgttgccgcttccccacccCACAGGATAGGTacgaggaagagaaaaaggatGCCGGGAAGAACATGATGAGcttgaggaagaagaagcagaccAAGTACCTccagctgaaggagaagactcagaagaagatgaaggcGCAGAAGCTGGTAAGTTAGGGGAGCGCCCGCGTTGTATGGCAGTTTTGCGGCGGTTTATCCCCACGTGAGTCCGCTCCACTGTTTGCTCGTGCTATTTACCCCTTTGCGTCCGCAAATTCTGCAAACTcatctcatttttttgcgcgtttctccccccgccCCACAGATCAACAAGAAGAAGCGAACGGAGCTGCGACTGCGCACACTGCGGTACGAGAAGGAGTACGAAGAGGAGCGGAAGAAAATCGTGCAACTCAAAAGAGAGGCAAGGAAAAACAACTGCTTCTACAAAGAGGCAGAGAAGAAGGTCGTTTTCGTCATCAGGCTTAAGGGAGTGAATAAATTATCCCCCAAAGTGCGAAGCGTCTTTCGTCTGCTACGACTGCTGCAAATACACAACGGAGTGTTCGTGAAGGTTAACAAGGCCACCAAGGAAATGCTCAAAATTGTAGAGCCCTTCGTTACCTATGGGTACCCCACAATCTCCACGATTAGGAAGTTAGTTTATAAACGAGGGTACGTCAAAGTGGGAAAGGTGAGAAGGTAtgccaggaaaaaaattcaagacAATCATGAGATTTCGAAGCATTTGGGAAAATATAACGTCCATGGGGTTGAGGACATGATTCACCAGCTTTATACTTGCGGGCCagcttttaaaaaggttaataACTTCCTGTGGGCCTTTAAGCTGAAGCCCCCCAAGAAGGGCTTCAAGGCCAAGCGACACGCGTTCAATGAGCCCAGGCCCGGTGACTGGGGAAACAGGGAGAGCCACATAAATGAGCTCATCAAGCGGATGATCtaggggaggaagcggtgaggtAGAGCGGTGAGGCGAAATCGCTAGTGAGTGCCGCCTTGAGGATGCTCATTTCGCACGCCGTTCGCTTCGCTTAAGCAGCCCAGGAGAAGAATGCACCTCCCCCGGCCCGAACGAACTGCGGCCCCCTTAGTGCAACTTCACCATCCATATTGTGCATACATTCCCATGgtattaacttttttttttttcttttttaacttgccaaaaaaatttaagataGCAATGTACATGCGCTCATGTTGGAAAAATCTATCAACCAGTTTTGCGTGCCCCGAGTAGGCGGCAAGTAAGCGGCGGGGTAGTGGCGATTCCACAGCCGCTTTTCTGCCGTGTCCGCACCGAAATGTCCCTTTTGCGAAAGCTGAGCCGGATGCTCCTCTCCGTTGTTCTACCGCCAATGGGGGGGGAGTAAAGTACAACCCTTTTCCCTGCAAAAACCTATCATCGTTATGGAATGGGTTTGATTACCTCCGGGGGAGCACCCCCTAAAAGGGGTAAACACATAACGTACGGCAGGTATgaacatgcatatatgttGTGTATGCCTCCCCAGGGGTAACACCTTCATGAAAACTGCCACCAtgtgaacagaaaaaaaaaaggcgaccACATAGCAACCCCACGGGGGGACTCTCTTCGTTTTATTCGCCTGGGAAGGAACCACAGAAAGGTGCCCAAAAAAAGCggcctctccttttttttttccccttgttaaaaaaaatacggtttaaattaatacattagggaattttttttttttttttttgcaaagcttACCGGGGATCACACCCTActacattatttttccacttctGTGGCGTAAAAACGATTCGCCTTTTTACTTTAACGCGCCTCGAAATGTAGGAAAGAAGTTTACTCATCCCATGCGAGTTGGTCGCCCCGGTGGGAGAGGGGGCATACCCCCGCATATTGTTTGTACCACCGCTGCAGTGCGTAGTAATGCCGCTTGGTTAGCGGCACTTGGAGGTTGACCGAactggaaagaaaaaaaaaaaaaaaaatataccaatCATAGGAGCGGAGCAGTTGATATAAAATACGTAGGTGCGAACAAACACGTGACATTTTACCTTCTCATCATGCCCACTTTTGTACGCGCTGCTGATAAGTAACGAACGCGAAGCGAAACGGTTGGCACATGAACTGAAAATGTTAGCCTTGCACGAATTTTTTTGCGTGAACGCTC
Above is a window of Plasmodium vivax chromosome 8, whole genome shotgun sequence DNA encoding:
- a CDS encoding ATP-dependent CLP protease, putative (encoded by transcript PVX_119490A; Possible apicoplast targeted protein. Curated by Stuart Ralph, Walter and Eliza Hall Institute of Medical Research, Australia.); amino-acid sequence: MVCLLSLLLFTLLRNNKTHAKRSAHRLSAAPFIQFPGGGVPQGKARRNWAERGSGCSGVYGRRIKARGASSNSLPRSIGDDQECAAPGEESASHSAAERAAYGMAPSDPPAKGMKSVKNGELRMDAATGVGGFLVGEGAHIEEPPPEGKQTHKGSSGRSGRSSSHRRYRRREGLLPRVNHIKDMKKDVKLFFFKKRIIYLTEEINKKTADELISQLLYLDSLNHDDIKIYINSPGGSINEGLAILDIFNYIQSDIQTISFGLVASMASVILASGKKGKRKSLPNCRIMIHQPLGNAFGHPQDIEIQTKEILYLKKLLYNYLSSFTNQTIETIEKDSDRDHYMNALEAKRYGIIDEVIQTKLPHPYFGGAVESGSG
- a CDS encoding microtubule associated protein EB1, putative (encoded by transcript PVX_119485A) translates to MSEGREASSLGMMDSAFFVSRKELIEWVNRTLKLNVTKIEQCSNGAIYTQLLDILFPNKSVLHKVKWNAKLEYECIINYKLIQNVFNKLGIKKHMDIDKLIRGKYQDNLEFLQWFKAFFERIIDYNNENVINYDPLERRKMCVLGDRGDYKLLNSYLPDWAKVDMHNGKEKVRHNENRACSNGSKRNNDFRSSVNQDNVTCSVATRAATTSSNNSSAANLCQPHAGRKIMKTEKRSAWLSMAGDNNVGLLSCKEVHDSKRHPSGASHQGATHQGASHQGATHQGASHQGATHQGMTHLGNHLPATTSTNKRLSVSAKLSASAKLSSRGSLSSSTYYHPSKNNPHVENHKDALSLNEQNRKFKIQLEKKNSEIVSLQDKLKAQEKEKKLLLFQKNFYYNKLRFLELLCNQTDDDSLLVSDIQHIIYARENTYFHQTISLGGKGSGDGVEPSEVAPSEADPNEVDPNEVYPNEVDPNEVYPNEVDPNEVYPNEVDAAHSGKATHSGDAYAETDNEAPLPHAHDRYNAHDFPEQTDSIHNGEVEQYGGQYNNQGSMDFPAYCS
- a CDS encoding 60S ribosomal protein L7, putative (encoded by transcript PVX_119480A), which gives rise to MADRYEEEKKDAGKNMMSLRKKKQTKYLQLKEKTQKKMKAQKLINKKKRTELRLRTLRYEKEYEEERKKIVQLKREARKNNCFYKEAEKKVVFVIRLKGVNKLSPKVRSVFRLLRLLQIHNGVFVKVNKATKEMLKIVEPFVTYGYPTISTIRKLVYKRGYVKVGKVRRYARKKIQDNHEISKHLGKYNVHGVEDMIHQLYTCGPAFKKVNNFLWAFKLKPPKKGFKAKRHAFNEPRPGDWGNRESHINELIKRMI